The following nucleotide sequence is from Coffea eugenioides isolate CCC68of chromosome 10, Ceug_1.0, whole genome shotgun sequence.
CAAAAAATATCTTGACTTTCTTAATTTTAATTGTGTACGAAATTTTTTAAGGTGTTAATTACTCTCCAAAAGCCTCATAAGTGGTTGATCTTGATTAGATTTAATTTATTCACGTTCTTTGCTACCATGACCCCAATGTAAAGAAATATGGACCATTATTAGCTagcaatttattttttaatttatattttttgctcttaatatttattttattttgactttttgattaAATAGTTATTAAGAGTAAGGGTAATGTTGTCAATTTATGACCTTTGATAGGAATATTTAATCATGTTAAGTTGACAAGAGAggtaagtgagattttaaaacGTTGAGGGGAGTTGAGTGATATTATGACAAACTTCAGggaaggtttttgaaattatccctctaATCAATTATACATGTGCCTGAATAATTTAGTTTATAGATAAAAATGATATGTAATACAAGAAACGAACTAACTATAACCTAAATTAATCTATCAATTGTAagtattaataaattaaaaaaaattatgacaaaataaaagaatgggTTAAAGAATGACAAAATCCCCCAGAATTCCATCATATAATAATATACATGTTGCTTGTATACTAAAGCACATTTAACGTAGAAATTATATTTATTAAGGCACAGGTGCGGCAATTAGAGTTTGTAATTGATCAATTACCAATAGTAAGAAATTGCTTAGTAGCGGCAAGAGAGAATGAAAAAATgcaataaaaataagaaataaaaagagagatcaaaaaaattaaaaatgaaaaggaaaaagaaaattaaaaataagtagACTTGCAAAGGTGATTTTCTTCTTGAACTTGAAGGAGAGGATAAATAGGCTATCTCCATAAATTGAAGGTCTTCACCATAATTGTTAAGTGGGtggttttatcatttttttttgttggttcaACTAGTCAGCAATAACAGTAATCCAAACTATTTTGGTGGGAAAATTTGCCATAATTTTGACTTGTAGGGGCAAACTGGCATGAAATGAATGTCAAGTGGCctaaattccttttttttttttttgaatttgtcAATCTTATACAATTTTTACTGGTGGAAGTTGGCATTAGTTGGCTTATGCTGTAACATAATAGCTTGTTTGGATCTCTCAGGGAAAGTTCATGTGAATTGCTTCCTAAACTTGGAAGTTCATGTCTACAAATAAATAATTTGGATGGCCAAGTACCAGAAagctttttcaaaaaattcccCGCTTTAAATTCCTTACATAGGGATCAATAAATTCAACGAGCAAATACCAAGGGGATTAGAAATTTAATCTGTGCTTAAGAGGCTGTATCTAGAGACGATAGACATAACCAGTCAAGTTAGGGTGGTTAAGGTGCAGCCTGTGGAGAAGGAGATATAAAGCGAGGTGAGAGGGCTCAACAATCACATTTCCTCTCTTGGAACCAACGAAGAGGGAACCTGAGGTATTCCAATGGAGACTTTTGAGGGAAATGAAATAATTGCAATGTCAGTTGATAAGACGGTGGATTTTTCAGATGCATGTGCAGCAGACAAAGGCTTTGGAGAAAGTAGCGATAATTGTCCTCACGGACAGGCACGTGACAATCTGGTCGAAGGATTAAAAGAGAACCAGTAGGCTCATAAGGGAGGAATCTATCTGGGCCAAACCACTGAGGCCCATAGTTGCATTGTGTATGGGCCCATATGAAAAGGTTAGTAGGCCAAACAATTCTAATTCTCATGATCAGGAGAATCAAGCAGACCAAGGACCTAGAATACTAAACAGAGATGCAAGGGACATGATCCAAGATGTAATTAAGAATAAAAGTAATGGCGATTCTTATCGAGAAAAAGATCCTTCATAGTATGGGAgcatgaaaatggtacaaatgTATCGTCCAATATTGATGATTTGGAAAATGGAAGAAGGAGGACTATAGAAGAAGAGGGGGGTTAGATGATTGTGATAGGCTTAGCAAAAAGAAGCGCATGGAAGTTGTTCTTTTGGAATCTTCAATTCAAACGGCAGAGGTTGCTAGGCAACCCCGCCGAGAGCCATGAATCTCCTAGCTTGGAATTGCTGGGGCTTGGGGAAGCCCCAGGCAATTCGAGCACTTCTTAGTCTTGTTCAGACTGAGTTCCCcaaaattatctttttatcaGAAACAAAATTGATGCAAAGGGAGATGGAAAGAGTTAGATGGAAAATTGGCTTTAGTAAATGGTTTCTTTGTTGATAGGCCTGGATTGAGTGCGGCATTGGCTCTATTGTGGAATGAGGAAGTTGACTTGATGATTGCTAGTTATTCCAGAGGACATATTGATGTTATAATATCTGATGAGGAAAGTGGTCTCAAGTGGAGGCTGACTAGTTTCTATGGACACACAGATGTGGTGAAAAGGAAAGGTTCTTGGGAACTTCTTTCCATGCTAAGTGACAATATCCATTTACCATGGTTATGTTTTGGGGATTTTAATGAAGTTCTTGAAAGGGACGAAAAATTTGGTAAATTGGAGAAAAATTGGTCTCAAATTTATGAATTCAAAAGGACAATTGATGAAGTAGGACTAATGGATTTGGGATTTAAGGGTAATAAATTTACATGGTGCAATAGAAGAGAAGCTGATGCCACAGTGGATTTACGGCTAGACAGTGCTTTGGCAAACTTAGGATGGCAAAACCTATGCCCAGGAATGGAGGTTAAGCATCTGGCTGCTTCTCATTCGGACCATGTTCCTATCAAAGTGgaaataaaaagatgaaaagGCAACTTGCGAGTACGTAGACATAAAAGACTTTTTAGATTTGAAGCCTTGTGGTTGCAGGATGATGAATGTAGCCAAATTGTTTGAGAGCACTGGCAGAATGATGAGACAGATTTAATTGATCGCATACATAGAAGTACATTGGATATGGGAATTTTTTTGGGTAGTTGAGGGAAAAGGAAATACGAAAATATAAAAGAGCAATTATCCTGAAAACATGATATGCTTAAGAGAGTCCAGTGTAATCCAAATTCTAATCCCtctgatgaatctcaattgatTAAAGAGATTGATGGGTTATTGGCACAAGAAGAGATTTATTAGAAATAGAGATCAAGAGCTGACTGGCTTAATAGTGGGGATCACAATACTGTTTTCTCCATAACAAAGCAAACAAAAGAAGAGCGAGGAACTCGATTGTCTGAGAGATGACAGGGGCATGTGGTGCAAAAAGcttgaagaaatagaaaatattaTCTATGCCTATGTTACAGAATTGCTCTCAACAAAAAAGGGAACAAGATCAAGAAGGTGGATGTTTCATTGACAAGAGGATTTCTGAAGATATGGAGGATTTTTTATTGAAGAAATTTGAAGTGGCAGAGGTTAAGGCTGCCCTATTTGAAATGCATCATTTAAAGGCACCAGGGCTAGATGGTCTACATGCTAtcttttatcaaaaattttggTCAATTGTTGGTGAAGATGTAGTTAATGTGGTTTTGGGAGTTCTGAATGGAAATCTGAGAataaaaaagattaatcaaaCCTTCATTGTCTTGATTCCAAAGGTGAAGAATCTGGAAAGAGTCACTGAGTTCAGACCGATTAGTTTGTGTAATGTCATATACAAACTAATCTCCAAAACTCTAGTGAATCACTTAAAGCAAATTCTTCCGATCATCATAGATGAGGCCCAAAGTGCTTTTATTAAGGGGTGGCAAATCACAAATAATTTTATCATAGCCTTCAAAACTTTTTATTCAATGAGAAAGCGAGATGCTGGGGATTCATATTTTGCTCTCAAATTGGATATAAGCAAAGCATATGATAGGGTCGAGTGGAGTTTTGTTCGAATGGTGATGCAGCTGATGGGCTTTCCAACTAGATGGATGGAGGTGACCATGAAATGTGTTGATTCGGTCTTCTACTCTATTCTCATAAATGGTCAGCCGACAAAGTTTTTCAAACCATCCAAAGGTCTACGACAAGGTGACCCTCTCTCAgcatatttatttattatatttgcTGAAGGACTCTCATCACTTATCAGGAAAGTAGAAAGGGTAGGATTATGGAATGGCATTTTTATGGGTTTTGGGGCTCCAAGGATATCACATCTTCTTTTAGCCGATGATAGTCTCCTTTTTTCTAAAGCCGATGATATATTTGTGAATAAAATTATGGATGTTTTAAAACAATATGAAATGCTATTTGGGCAGAAAATTAATAATGATAAATCAACGATGTTTTGTAGTACTAATACGCCCCATTCTCTTGCAGATTATTTATGCCAAAAATTGGGAGTTAAGTTGGCTGGATCAGATGGCAAGTACTTGGGATTACCATACTTGATTGGTAGATCAAGATATGAGATTTTTTCATTTGTCAAATACCGAGTTTGAAGAAAGCTAAAAGGTCGGAAAGAGAAAATCTTATCCCAAGCAGGTAAGGAAATTCTTATTAAGGCAGTAATTCAAGCGATTCCCACTTATGTTATGTCATGTTTTTTCCGTTTGGAAGGCTATATAACAAACTTACTAGCCTTGTAAGACAATTCTGGTGGGGttaaaaaagagaagagaggaagatttgttgaaaaaattggGAATGTATGTGCAAGCCAAAAGGTAAATGTGGTATGGGTTTCAGGAATCTTACAGTATTTAACTATGCAATGTTGGCGAAACAAGGATGGAGAATTCTTTAGCAACCTCAATCTCTGATGGCGAAAGTGCTAAAGGCAAAATATTTTCCTGATTCAAGCTTTTTATTTGCAGGCAAGGGTGTTAATTCTTCAAAGGTTTGGAAAGGAATATGGGAGAGCCATGGCCTTCTAGGACAAGGACTGAGATGGCACATAGGCAATGGCAAATCAGTGCATGAATGGGATGACCCATAGTTGCCTAAACCATATAATTTTAGACCGTCTTTGTTTGCAAAAAGGAATTGGCCTGTGACCTGGGTCTTGGAACTCattgatgaaaaaaaatgcTATTGGAAGGAAGATGCAATCAAAGCTGTGTTGCCAATGCATGAGACTGAGATAATTTGCATGATACCTCTATGTGATACTAGGCCTGAGGATCAGTTGATTTGGCATTATAATAAGGACAGAAAATTTTCTGTAAAATTGGCATACTGGATGATAATGGAtctcttgaagcattggaatgGAAAAGTTGAATCATCATCGCAAAAGGAAGATAAAATGCTCTAGAAAGGATTGTGGAAGTTGACATTGCCCCCCTAAGATCAAATGTTTTCTTTGGTGGCTATGCTAGAATGCATTACCTACTGGAGTGAACTTGTGTAAAAGAATGACAGGTTTTAAATCTACTTGCCCTTGGTGTGGGgataatcaagaaaatgatcgATATATCTTCTTTGAATGTAGATATGCTGGAGAGATTTGGGACTTACCTGATCTAAATTTGGATGTTAGAATAGCTAACGCTTCATGCTTCAAAGACTTAATGCAGGTGATATTGGAAAGTGGAGAAGGATAAGAGACAAATCTCATTGTCATCATTATGTGGATGATCTGGTATGCAAGAAATGGCATAATATTTGAAGGAAAGGTAATGAAACCCCGCATGATAGTTGAATGGGCAAAATCGATCATATTTACTGGACTTTATTAAAGGTCATGAAACTAGTAAGATGGCTAGTACAAGTGAATTTACTAGATGGTGGCATCCTCTAGAGCAAGGTTTTTTGATGATTAATGTAGATACAACATGGACTTTAGAGGAAATAGGAATCGGTGTTCTTGTTAGAGATGATAAAGGGCAACCTTTGGCAGCCTTTGCGGACAGAATTGGTAAAGCTACATCTctagaatttgttgaaattgCAGCTGTCGTCAAAGGATTGGAATGGGTTAAGGAAGTGAGAATTGAGACTTTAATTCTTGAAAGTGATGCTATAATGTTGTTCAAAAAATGAACtatgatttggtggattttttctgattttggcaATCTACTAGACAAGGCCCGGATGATCTATTAAACTTTTCAAGGATGTAAAATCTCCCATGTCTGTAGAACTGGAAATTTGCCGGCTCATGTTTTAGTAAAATTGTTTCTTGCTTTAGAATGTAAAACTGTCTAGTGGGATGATTTCCCCCCTTCATTGATCAAAGCTATAATCTATGATTGAATGAATTAAAGCTTTGTTTTAccctaaaaagaaaaaggctatATCTAGACGATAGCTAATTTGACAGGTATGCTAATTTTCAATGAGTTATAGTCTTGAATTTGGTGCAACTTTTGGAGTATATTTAGATGAGATTGGTTTTTTTCACGAATTCACAGGTCCGATTCCAAATGAGATTGGCAACTTGTTCAAATTGGAAAGCCTTTACTAGGAattaggggtgggcaaaaatttttttttttttgataaaaagaGCGAACCATTTTATTTATATCAAACTAAATCTGCTTCAAGAGTAGAGATAACAAAACAAGGTAGAGAGTCAATCCGCATACAATAATCTGAAATTGATAATGCATGCTTGGCTAAAAGGTGAGCAACCTTATTGTTATTTCTAGGAACCCAAGAAACCTCCCCAGCCAAGCAATTATGCAAGCAAAAAATGACATATTCAATAAGAATACCAGAGTGAGAATCATCTGGTTCAAAGTTTTCAATTAGTTTGATGACGCTTTGAGAGTCTTCTTCAAGAACAACTTCTTGTATATTCAACCGGTGAAGAAGTTTCATTGCATATTTAGCAGCACGAGATTCCACTACTGATGGATCCATAAGCCTAGAGATTTTTTGTGTAAAGCCTGCAATAAAAAGCCCTTGATCATCCCTGATCACCACTCCAATGTCGGATGACGCATTGCTGGGAAAGATAGCTCCATTGAAATTTGCTTTGCAATAACCGTTAGATGGCTTAATCCATTGAGGTTGATGAGAGTGAGACCTTCTTGTGGCAGGAGACGGGTCTAGAATTGACAAGTGAGCATCATGAAATTGCTGAAGATATGAAATGGAGAGAGATACAATGTTGAGGGAGTCCTTATATGCAACATAAAAAA
It contains:
- the LOC113750523 gene encoding uncharacterized protein LOC113750523, which gives rise to MELTGIILWNFWNNRNGTIFYVAYKDSLNIVSLSISYLQQFHDAHLSILDPSPATRRSHSHQPQWIKPSNGYCKANFNGAIFPSNASSDIGVVIRDDQGLFIAGFTQKISRLMDPSVVESRAAKYAMKLLHRLNIQEVVLEEDSQSVIKLIENFEPDDSHSGILIEYVIFCLHNCLAGEVSWVPRNNNKVAHLLAKHALSISDYCMRIDSLPCFVISTLEADLV